AGTCAAACGCGTCTTCGAACTCGCGCTGCCATTGCGTATCGACCGGATAAGCATGGCCCTGGGCCATCTTGCGCTGTGCGTAGAGCTTGAGCAGTTCGTCGGCCATGTCGCGCATCGCTTTCTTCACGCGCGCTTTTGTCTTGGCCCACTGCGTGCCACCGAGGCGGCTTAGCGGAGGACGCGCGCCTTCGGTCGAACGATACTTTTGGATCAGATCGAGGCGCGTGAGCGGAACGTAGAGCTTGGCGGATTCGGCGAATTCGAGAAGCATGAACTCGCCTGTGGTCTCGCCCTGCGTGAGTTCCTTCAGACCTTGATACTGCGAAATTCCATGCTCAACGTGGACAACATAGTCTCCGACGACGAGGTCGCGGAAGTCAGAAAGAAACGCTGAGACCTTCGACTTTTGCCGGAACGGCTGCGCTACCGCGACTTCGGAGTCGTCGAAGAGATCGCGTGCTCCGAAGAGAATGAGGCTGGCATCGCTTACTTCCACGCCTTCCGGCAGCAGTGCTTTGACCACCGTCGCGGTGCTCATCTCGCCGGCAAGATAGGAAGCCTCGTCGAGATAGCTCTCGCTGCCTGGCGACGGAGCCCGGCTGCCCAGGCGGAATGGAATCGTATATTCGGTGAAAATGTCGGCCAGGCGCTCGACTTCTCCCATATTGGGAGCGGCGAATATAACGCGCTTGCCTTCCGCTGTGAGCTTCTTCACTTCATCGACCATCGCCGGTATCGAGCCATGGAACCGCGTGGTTGGACGCGAGTGGAACGTGAATGCGTCATCGCCGTCGGCGCTCAAGCTCGTGTCGGCAATGCCCAGGCGTTCCATGTCGATGCCGGGCGTGCGCTTCAGTCTTTGATCCCAATCTTCGGGCGAGAAGTAAATTTCTTCCGGACTTACGAGTGTGCCGATGCCACTGCGCTCATGCCGCTCGTTGACCTTGTTCCACCATTCCTCTTGTTTCGCCAGCACTGCGGAAGGTTCATCGATGATGACCACACTCTGCGGCAACAGATCAAACAGGTGCTGCCCGCTTCCGGCGACAGGTGCATAGAATTCCCATCCTGGGAATACCGCAGCTCCGGTTGCAAGCATGGCGTGTTCGATCTCGATCTCGCTTCCGCTTAATCGGCGTCCGGAAAGGCGGGAATGAATTACGCCAAGCACGCGCTCGTTTACCGGAGTCTCGGTCAGGGGAAGCAGAACTACTTCATCGACCGGAGCGGCAGACCGCTGCGTCCCCGGATCGAATTTGCGGATCGTCTCGACCTCATCGCCGAAGAACTCAATCCGCAGCGGCCGATCGGCTTCCGGCGGATACACATCGAGAATGCCGCCGCGCAATGCGAACTCACCTGGCATATCCACCGCATCGGCGGAACTGTAGCCGATCGTGCGTAGATGCTCGAGCAGCGGATCAATATCAATCGTCTCGCCGCGACGAACGATGCGAGCGAGGTCGGCGTAGTACTCTGCAGAATTCAAGCGCATTGCCGCAGCTTCGAGCGGAACAATCACAATCGACGCGGCGCCGGTTGCCATCTTCCACAGCACGGTCGCGCGCTCTTCCTGAATCTCGGGGTGAGGGGAGAGGTTCTCGAAGGGAAGCACATCATGCGCCGGCAGCTTGAGAATCTGCTTGGGATTCACCGCGCCGGTAAGCTCTGCCATCGAGTGCACGATGGGCAGCATGTCCTCAGCCGCGCGATTGCTCTCGACGACCACGATCAGCGGAGCGCCAGCGGCAGCGGCAAGCAAAGGAAGGTGCAATGCTTTCGCTGAACTTGTGAGCCCAGAAACACATCGCCGCCCCGCACGACTCTTCAGGTGGGAGGCCGTACGCTGGAACGCGGGAGACTTCTCGACGTCCGCCAACAGCTCGCGGACAAAAGGCAGGACCATTAGCTACTAGGAAAATTGTAACAGCTGGAATGCGTAACTCTCTTGCGTAGCGAATGGGGCAGGCCGTACGTCCGCAGCAGCAAAGGATCAGGCAGGCTGACCTGCACCACCCATTCCCTACCGGGAACGGTACTGAACGGGAGCGATACTGACTCGCAGTCCTAGCCGACTGATTCGGATACTTCTCTCGGCTTCCAGGCCCCGGCGGCTTTCACAAATTCGTGGAAGATCTTCTTTGAGGGCTCATCCTTTTCATAGGTGCGCTCAGGATGCCACTGGACTGCCAGCACAAAGTGGTCCGGCGCGGCTCCTTCGAGCGCTTCGATTACATGGTCGTCCGGACACTTCGCGACAATGTTTAGGCCATCTCCGGCGCGTTCGGCAGCCTGATGATGACTGGAATTCACACGCAACTGCGTTGCTCCGAGCGTGGAGGCAAGTCTCGATTTGGGAGCGATCTGGATATTATGGGCGAACTCAACTGCTCTGCCGGCGGAGTGATTTACGGTCGTGCCCTCGATGTGTTGCACCAGCGTTCCCGTCCGCCACACATTGAGCGATTGCAATCCATAGCAAATTCCCAGAATGGGTTTATGAAGATTATGCGCGTCCTGCAGAAGCAGCTCATCGAGATTATCTCTGCCAGGATCGGCTGCGGCGGTTTGCGGGTGCTTCGCAGCGCCGAACTTTTGTGGATCTACGTCGGCCGGACTTCCGGGAAGGAGCACCGCTTCGCAGCTTGTGACCAGCCGGGCGATTTCATGCGGAGTTGCGCTGGTGGGAATCACGACCGGTTCGCCGCCTTCGCCTTCGATCGCCTTCAGATATTGGGGCAAGGCCCGCTGATTGTATTCAGAATCGGTCGAAGTTGGCTCGGGAATGGCGATGCGGGGCTTCACGGGCATAGTTTACAAGGCAGTTTCAGGTTTCAGGTTTCGGGTTTCGCGTTTCGGGTTTCGTGTTTCGGCAAAGCCAGTCCCCAACATCTTCCTTGCTAAGGACTGGCTTTGCCGAAACCTGAAACTCGAAACCTGAAACTGCCTCGTTCGCCTTTCCTTGGTGCGGGCTCTAGCCGCCTACCTGAAGCGGCACCAGATGGGCTTTCGGAGGCGATGCGTCCGAGTCCCTGCGCTTGCTGAACGCCATGCGATAGACAGCGTCGTACTGGGCTGCGACAACTTCGGAGCTGCGTGTGGCTGCGCAATGTTCGCGGCCGGCTACGCCGAGCGCGCGTCGGAATTGCGGATTGCTGGCCAGGAAGCGCGCACGGAAGGCTATATCTCCGACTTCTGCCGGACGAAACCAGAGGCATCCACGACCGTCAGAAGTAGCCTCGCGATGAGCTTCCACGTCGGCCGCCAGCAGTGCGCGGCCGCGCGCCATCGCTTCCAATGCAAATCCGTCGCCGGCGTGCTCGCGGTCGCAGATCACTACGTCAGCGGAGGCCATTGCCTTTGCCCGAAGCTGAGGATCGAGGGCTCGCGTCCAGGGCGCCAGACTGCATGCCGCAGCCAATTCACGCACCGCTTCGGCAGAGCTGTCGTCGCACAGGAACACGAATACCGCTTCCTGATTGTCCTGGCGAACGACTGAGGCTACGCGCATCCACCGCGAAAGCGCATCGCGGAAGTCCCATGCCGAGTGATGCGGAAGGCCGGGAACGAGGAAGATCACCGATTGCGACGAAGTGTTCGCGGCGAACTCAAGCCATTTGCGATCGGCGGTTGACTCGAGCAGTTCAGAGTCAACCGGATCGGGAATGAGAAAGACATTTTCGGGACTCACGCCGCGCTCCAGGCACTCGAGCCGCAGCGCATGGGTCGCGCTAACCACGGCCGCCGCGCGCGTGAGCACGAAATGCTCGGCCACGCGAAATGAGCGCGCCAGCCACGAATCCTCGGCGCAGCCGCCGGCCGCAGACGCAACGCGTTCGATGGTTTGACGCAGCTGGTAAACGACGCCGGTGGAATTTCTCACCGCAGCCATTCCGGCAGGAAATGAATGGGTATGAATCACATCGGCGGGAATCTCCGCGGTTCCTTCCTGCAGGACTTTGCGCCATTCCCGGACGCGATTCCACGATTGCAGCAGCGAGATGCGCGAGGCAGTTCCATTTCGGCACTCCTGCAATACCGGACCGAAGCCGCTGCCCGTAGGCGTGAGCAGAAATGGACGCATGCCGAGCGCGATCTGCCCTTCAATGAGCGGAAGCAGATCGCGGCTAGACTCAGCGGCATGGACCACTCTCCATGCGTGCTGCTTCCTGCTTCTTGGCTGATGGACAGAATCTCGTTCTCCGCCCTTCATCAGCCGGGCGCTCTTAGAGTTTCCGAGATGGGGAATTCCGGCCGGGAGCATCGTCAACTACGAAACTTCCTTTCGCTCCTGCACGAGCAGTTGCGAATAGGTAAGTACCTGATTACGGCCGCGGCCTTTGGCGGCGTATAGAGCGGCGTCAGCACATTCGATGAGCTTCTGCCGACAGGTAGCGTCGCGACCGTACACAGCTATTCCGATGCTGATTGTGAGCTTCTCGTGGCCATCGAGAGCTTCAATTTCAAAGTTCGAATTCTGCACTGACTTACG
This genomic interval from Terriglobales bacterium contains the following:
- the mfd gene encoding transcription-repair coupling factor; protein product: MVLPFVRELLADVEKSPAFQRTASHLKSRAGRRCVSGLTSSAKALHLPLLAAAAGAPLIVVVESNRAAEDMLPIVHSMAELTGAVNPKQILKLPAHDVLPFENLSPHPEIQEERATVLWKMATGAASIVIVPLEAAAMRLNSAEYYADLARIVRRGETIDIDPLLEHLRTIGYSSADAVDMPGEFALRGGILDVYPPEADRPLRIEFFGDEVETIRKFDPGTQRSAAPVDEVVLLPLTETPVNERVLGVIHSRLSGRRLSGSEIEIEHAMLATGAAVFPGWEFYAPVAGSGQHLFDLLPQSVVIIDEPSAVLAKQEEWWNKVNERHERSGIGTLVSPEEIYFSPEDWDQRLKRTPGIDMERLGIADTSLSADGDDAFTFHSRPTTRFHGSIPAMVDEVKKLTAEGKRVIFAAPNMGEVERLADIFTEYTIPFRLGSRAPSPGSESYLDEASYLAGEMSTATVVKALLPEGVEVSDASLILFGARDLFDDSEVAVAQPFRQKSKVSAFLSDFRDLVVGDYVVHVEHGISQYQGLKELTQGETTGEFMLLEFAESAKLYVPLTRLDLIQKYRSTEGARPPLSRLGGTQWAKTKARVKKAMRDMADELLKLYAQRKMAQGHAYPVDTQWQREFEDAFDYNETEDQLSAIVDIKQDMESSMPMDRLLCGDVGYGKTEVAMRAAFKAVQDNRQVAVLAPTTVLAFQHFETFKRRFAAFPITIDMISRFRTSKEQKEIVEKAEQGKIDILIGTHRILSKDIKFPDLGLLVVDEEQRFGVRHKERLKQLKKEVDVLTMSATPIPRTLHMSLVGLRDMSVIETPPKDRMAIQTVVAPFDEKLIRSAIEHELERGGQAYFVHNRVESIYEIASKIQDLVPRARVIVGHGQMSEGELEKVMLSFMRHEADVLVATTIIENGLDIPLCNTILINRADRHGLSELYQLRGRVGRSNRRAYAYLLIPPEQELTPIARRRLAALKEFSDLGAGFKIAALDLELRGAGNLLGGEQSGQIEAVGFEMYTTLLERTVRELKGEELPDRVSTQLNLALNLRIPNEYIQEENQRLRMYKRIAGVENKDHLSDVRSELEDRYGPLPQTVRNLLDAAALKLLSERVGVIGIDRKRESVQIRFSEQATVDPARLAEFVGKTRGAQFSPGGLLKFNLKSTDAELALFQITSLLHELSGEPARVA
- a CDS encoding gamma-glutamyl-gamma-aminobutyrate hydrolase family protein (Members of this family of hydrolases with an active site Cys residue belong to MEROPS family C26.), with the protein product MPVKPRIAIPEPTSTDSEYNQRALPQYLKAIEGEGGEPVVIPTSATPHEIARLVTSCEAVLLPGSPADVDPQKFGAAKHPQTAAADPGRDNLDELLLQDAHNLHKPILGICYGLQSLNVWRTGTLVQHIEGTTVNHSAGRAVEFAHNIQIAPKSRLASTLGATQLRVNSSHHQAAERAGDGLNIVAKCPDDHVIEALEGAAPDHFVLAVQWHPERTYEKDEPSKKIFHEFVKAAGAWKPREVSESVG
- a CDS encoding glycosyltransferase family 4 protein, whose protein sequence is MVHAAESSRDLLPLIEGQIALGMRPFLLTPTGSGFGPVLQECRNGTASRISLLQSWNRVREWRKVLQEGTAEIPADVIHTHSFPAGMAAVRNSTGVVYQLRQTIERVASAAGGCAEDSWLARSFRVAEHFVLTRAAAVVSATHALRLECLERGVSPENVFLIPDPVDSELLESTADRKWLEFAANTSSQSVIFLVPGLPHHSAWDFRDALSRWMRVASVVRQDNQEAVFVFLCDDSSAEAVRELAAACSLAPWTRALDPQLRAKAMASADVVICDREHAGDGFALEAMARGRALLAADVEAHREATSDGRGCLWFRPAEVGDIAFRARFLASNPQFRRALGVAGREHCAATRSSEVVAAQYDAVYRMAFSKRRDSDASPPKAHLVPLQVGG